From the genome of Gemmatimonadota bacterium:
GAGAGGATCTCCACCTCGGCCGGACTTCGTCGCCCGACCTCGACGGGGGTCTCCACCGCCCTTCCACCTTCCTCGCGGAAGACTGCCCACCCCTCCCCCCTCCGGAGGAGTGCGCCGGTCGGCACACGGAGCACGTCCTCGGCCCGGTCGATCAGGATTCTCGCTTCCACGCGGAATCCATCGCCTAGCCGACTCCACCGCTCCTCGTCCCCGACGAGATCCAGGATCACGTTTACTCGCTGCTCCTCGATGCCGAGGGCGGAAACGCGCGTGAAGCCCGCCGGCTCCACCCGGCGCACACGCGCCGCGAGCTCTCCCTCTCCACCCCACTGCCCGATCGTCGCCTCCGCGCCCCGCGGCACGCGGACCGCATCGGCGGAGAGAAGATCCACGACCACCTCGAGCGCGGACGGGTCTCCGACCTCCAGAATCAGCTCCCCGGGAGCGACGGCCCCTCCGCTCTCGCGCTGGACACGGAGGACAGTTCCGTCCACGGGAGACCGGAGCTCGATCGGCGCCCCACCTCCGCTGGACGGACGCTCGAGCGCCGCCCGGATGTCCGCCACCTCCCCTTCGGCGGCGCGCACGGCAAATCCCGCCGACCTGGCTTCCGCCTCCCGCACATCCACCAGGGCCCGTGCGCGCTCCAGCGCGGACTCGGTCCCTCCCCCGACGGAGAGGAGGACCTCCTGGCGGCGGAGATCCTCGGCGCCATCCACGAGCGCCGCGGAGGCCGCGTCCTCGAGGGCGCGCGCGCGTGCGACGCTCGCCTCCGCCGCGCCGAGCCGGATGCGGAGCTGCTCCTGGGTTCGGGCGTCGGGGACGGCGGATTCCGGGCCATCCACCCTCGCCAGGACCATCCCCGCTTCGACATGATCGCCGGCGTGCAGCTCCACCCGGCGAAGCATCCCGGCCACCGGAGCGCTCACCAAGTAGCGATCCCGGATTTTGGCCTGGCCATCCTCCTCGACGGTGACTTCCACGAGGCCCACGTCCGCGACGGCGAAGTCCACCGGAACGGGCTGGGGAAGGAACGCGAAGACGAGCGCCCCCACGACCGCGACGACGACGATCATGAGTCCGCCGGCCCTCAGCCAACGAGGAGCCTCCCAGCGGCGCCCATCCTCTCTTCGATCGTTCATCAGCTCTCCCGCGATCCCATGGTTCGCGGCCCGGGGGATCCCGGCCGATGGGGCGGCGTCATTCCCTGGACTTCAGGACACCGATGAGGTCGAGGCGATCCAACCGCCGGCGCACGACGAGGGCGCTCGCGGCGGTAGCCAGGAGCACGACCGCGACGGCGAAGCCG
Proteins encoded in this window:
- a CDS encoding HlyD family efflux transporter periplasmic adaptor subunit, with the translated sequence MNDRREDGRRWEAPRWLRAGGLMIVVVAVVGALVFAFLPQPVPVDFAVADVGLVEVTVEEDGQAKIRDRYLVSAPVAGMLRRVELHAGDHVEAGMVLARVDGPESAVPDARTQEQLRIRLGAAEASVARARALEDAASAALVDGAEDLRRQEVLLSVGGGTESALERARALVDVREAEARSAGFAVRAAEGEVADIRAALERPSSGGGAPIELRSPVDGTVLRVQRESGGAVAPGELILEVGDPSALEVVVDLLSADAVRVPRGAEATIGQWGGEGELAARVRRVEPAGFTRVSALGIEEQRVNVILDLVGDEERWSRLGDGFRVEARILIDRAEDVLRVPTGALLRRGEGWAVFREEGGRAVETPVEVGRRSPAEVEILSGLDEGARIIVYPGDRVADGVRVQER